A single Leucoraja erinacea ecotype New England unplaced genomic scaffold, Leri_hhj_1 Leri_240S, whole genome shotgun sequence DNA region contains:
- the LOC129716468 gene encoding transmembrane protein 272-like, whose protein sequence is MESERSFYTPLLQTIEEPTVSPAATGCMKVLSSLLAIASITIGTIYLDSCTIQHLIPIYLIVSGCFTLFFVMLSMASCASNDEDSACKLDVIFKSVVSIFSVIWFICGNVWIYTIYPPDYNNKTSISYCDKTVYLFAFWTTTVIYILMGVTLVLGSCALVCACVLGGSFLLSRRT, encoded by the exons ATGGAATCGGAGAGAAGTTTCTACACGCCACTGCTGCAGACCATCGAGGAACCTACAGTCTCACCGGCTGCCACAG GCTGCATGAAGGTGCTGTCCTCTCTCTTGGCCATCGCTTCCATTACCATTG GCACCATCTATCTGGACTCCTGCACCATACAGCACCTCATTCCAATCTATCTCATCGTCTCTGGATGTTTCACCCTCTTTTTCGTGATGCTGTCGATGGCATCATGCGCTTCGAATGATGAAGATTCTGCCTGCAAATTGGACGTCATTTTCAAGAGTGTGGTCTCTATCTTCTCCGTCATCTGGTTCATCTGTG GGAACGTGTGGATCTACACTATCTACCCACCCGATTACAACAACAAGACATCGATCAGCTACTGTGACAAGACGGTGTACCTCTTTGCCTTCTGGACCACCACCGTCATTTACATTCTGATGGGGGTCACCCTGGTGCTGGGCTCATGCGCTTTGGTCTGCGCCTGTGTTCTTGGTGGGAGCTTCCTCCTGTCACGTCGCACAtag
- the LOC129716465 gene encoding uncharacterized protein DDB_G0271670-like, with protein DRKRNRKRDRREREREAEAEKELRHQCPETNPSLILQQQLKQGMGQRAGSRSRSRKQRSSSSRQERASRSSRGQQQGQSREAGGQSSRAGAGAGAAAGQGSKRAGQGEQQGSKQQAGRRGQRAAGQGSSRSREGQQQGRSRQQQQQAESSRAGAAAEQSRGRASRAAEQGREQEQSRQGSSRGRADSISSSSSSSSSSSSSCSSSSSSSSSSSSSSSSSSSSSSSSRSSSSSSSSGSSSSRAGQHSREQAGQQAGSSRQGSSSRGQQQSRGSSRAGQQAQQQQQSSRAEKSRGRAEASSRSSREQQGSRQGQGSSRRAGAGQQRGRGSSSSRGAERGQGQQQQQQATCDVDRGKKSARWQGTGGVC; from the exons gacagaaagagaaacagaaagagagacagaagggagagagagagagaggcagaggcagagaaagag CTGAGGCATCAGTGTCCTGAGACAAATCCGAGTCTGATTCTGCAGCAGCAGCTGAAGCAGGGGATGGGGCAGAGAGCGggaagcaggagcaggagcaggaagcagagaagcagcagcagcaggcaggaGAGAGCAAGCAGAAGCAGCAGGGGGCAGCAGCAGGggcagagcagagaggcaggaggGCAGAGCAGCagagcaggggcaggggcaggggcagcagCAGGGCAGGGCAGCAAGAGGGCAGGGCAGGGGGAGCAGCAGGGCAGCAAGCAGCAAGCAGGcaggagagggcagagggcagcagGGCAGGGCAGCAGCAGGAGCAGAGAGGGGCAGCAGCAGGGCAggagcaggcagcagcagcagcaggcagagAGCAGCAGAGCAGGGGCAGCAGCAGAGCAGAGCAGGGGCAGAGCAAGCAGGGCAGCAGAGCAGGGCAGGGAGCAGGAGCAGAGCAGGCAGGGCAGCAGCAGaggcagagcaga cagcatcagcagcagcagcagcagcagcagcagcagcagcagcagctgcagcagcagcagcagcagcagcagcagcagcagcagcagcagcagcagcagcagcagcagcagcagcagcagcagaagcagcagcagcagcagcagcagc ggcagcagcagcagcagagcagggcagca cagcagagagcaggcaggc cagcaagcaggcagcagcaggcagggcagcagcagcagagggcAGCAGCAGAGCAGAGGCAGCAGCAGGGCAGGGCAGCAGGCA cagcagcagcagcagagcagcAGGGCAGAGAAGAGCAGGGGCAGAGCAGAGGCaagcagcaggagcagcagagagcagcagggcagcaggcagGGGCAGGGCAGCAGCAGGAGAGCAGGGGCAGGGCAGCAGAGGGgcagaggcagcagcagcagcaggggggCAGAAAGAGGGcaggggcagcagcagcagcagcagg CCACCTGCGATGTGGATCGTGGGAAGAAATCGGCTCGGTGGCAAGGAACTGGGGGAGTGTGCTGA